One Urocitellus parryii isolate mUroPar1 chromosome 9, mUroPar1.hap1, whole genome shotgun sequence DNA segment encodes these proteins:
- the LOC144257028 gene encoding LOW QUALITY PROTEIN: uncharacterized protein LOC144257028 (The sequence of the model RefSeq protein was modified relative to this genomic sequence to represent the inferred CDS: substituted 2 bases at 2 genomic stop codons): protein MGQSTSTPLSLTLDHWTKVRLRAQNLSFSVKCRTWQTLYASEWPTFGVEWPPEGFFYFPLIQKVIDIVFQLGPHSHPDQQPYILILQDLCESPPPWVKPFLVPAPTPIPSPTILPLKPSTPPPPQPSVFPESQDLTLPDSPPPPYPEPAQRPPDDFPAAHTAPPPLEEANPAKGTRRRKMIKNPEAPVILPLCPYGPMINDNHGGEMQAXQYWPFSSSDLYNWKNNNPPFSADPTRLTGLIESLMFSHQPTWDDCQQLLGTLFMTEEKERILLEARKNILGPDGRPTQLPNIIEADFPLNRPNWDPNTFEGREHLSTYHWALIAGLQAAAKWPTNLAKVREIIQGPNESPSMFLERIMEANRRYTPFDPQAEDQKASVTMAFIGQAALDIKKKLQHLDGLQDMTLRDLVREAEKVYYKRETEEEKEQRREKEREQREDERSKGQTKAFTKVLVTTTNRPEIKRQGERKGYLGPRQKPPLASDQCAYCRGKGHWAKECPRKKHPRQPAILTLGDDXESRGSDPLPELRVTFEVEGTPVNFEVDTGAVYSALKAPLGPLSTKRSLVQGANGSKYRAWTTKRTMDLGKGKVHHSFLVIPEFPAPLMGRDLLTKLQARINFNPEGPQMEFLNPSGFKNSPTLFDEALHRYLNNFRTMHPEVTLIQYVDDLLLAADTKENCESGTQALLSELAQLR, encoded by the exons ATGGGACAGAGCACTTCAACGCCTCTGTCCCTGACTCTTGATCACTGGACCAAAGTCCGCTTAAGGGctcaaaatctttctttttcagtaaaatgcAGGACCTGGCAGACTCTCTATGCCTCAGAATGGCCCACCTTTGGAGTCGAATGGCCCCCAGAAGGATTTTTCTACTTCCCACTAATTCAAAAAGTCATAGATATTGTCTTTCAGCTGGGGCcacatagccatccagatcaacagccgtATATCTTAATTTTGCAGGACCTCTGCGAATCTCCTCCTCCATGGGTGAAGCCTTTCCTTGTCCCTGCCCCCACTCCTATTCCTTCCCCCACAATTCTACCTCTCAAACCctctactcctcctcctcctcaaccctctgttttccctgagtctcaagatttgactctACCGgactctcctccccctccttatc CTGAGCCGGCCCAGCGCCCTCCAGATGACTTCCCCGCAGCACacacagcccctcctcccctggaggaagcTAACCCGGCTAAAGGAACTCGCCGGCGGAAAATGATTAAAAACCCTGAAGCCCCCGTGATACTCCCCCTCTGTCCTTATGGGCCAATGATAAACGATAACCATGGAGGAGAAATGCAAGCCTAGCAGTattggcctttctcctcttcagacctatataactggaaaaataacaatccccCTTTTTCCGCGGACCCCACCCGGCTCACAGGTCTGATTGagtcattgatgttttcacaccagcctacttgggatgactgccaacaactcCTAGGCACTCTCTTCATgacagaggaaaaagagagaatccTCCTGGAAGCTAGAAAAAATATCCTCGGACCAGATGGGCGACCGACACAACTTCCCAACATAATCGAAGCTGACTTCCCCTTGAACCGACCCAACTGGGACCCCaacacctttgaaggtagggagcatctgtccacttatCACTGGGCTCTAATAGCAGGTCTCCAAGCAGCCGCTAAATGGCCAACTAATTTGgccaaggtaagagagattattcaaggGCCTAATGAATCTCCCTCTATGTTTCTAGAGAGAATTATGGAGGCAAATAGGAGATATACTCcttttgatcctcaggcagaggatcaaaaggcatctgtcacgatggcctttattgggcaagctgctctggatattaaaaaaaagttacaacacttagatggattacaagatatgactttgagagatttagtcagagaagccgagaaggtatactataagagagaaactgaggaagagaaggaacaaaggagggagaaagaaagggagcaaagggaggatgAAAGAAGCAAAGGACAGACTAAGGCATTTACTAAGGtcctggtcacaacaacaaataggccagaaattaagagacagggagaaagaaagggatacCTGGGCCCACGCCAGAAGCCACCTCTGGCCTCAGATCAATGTGCCTACTGTAGAGGAAAAGGACACTGGGCCAAAGAGTGCCCTAGAAAGAAACATCCACGCCAGCCAGCCATTCTGACTCTGGGGGATGACTAGGAAAGTCGGGGCTCAGATCCCCTCCCCGAGCTCAGGGtaacttttgaagtggaggggaccccagtaaactttgaagtggatacaggggcagtatactcagcccttaaggcccCATTGGGCCCTCTATCAACTAAAAGGTCTCTAGTTCAAGGGGCTAACGGCAGTAAATATCGGGcttggacaactaagaggaccatggacctggggaaaggaaaagtccatcactccttcctagtgatcccagaattcccagccccattgatgggcagagatctgctcaccaaactccaggccagaataaattttaaccctgaaggcccccaaatggaatttctaaatccttca GGgttcaaaaactcccccactctctttgatgaagccctccacagaTATCTCAACAACTTCAGAACTATGCACCCCGAAGTCACCCTGATTCAATATGTGGATGACCTGCTACTGGCAGCCGAtaccaaggaaaactgtgagtctgggacccaagcactattATCCGAGCTTGCTCAACTCAG